Proteins encoded by one window of Zerene cesonia ecotype Mississippi chromosome 6, Zerene_cesonia_1.1, whole genome shotgun sequence:
- the LOC119840471 gene encoding 3-oxoacyl-[acyl-carrier-protein] reductase FabG-like, translated as MFTDKVVLITGASSGIGSETAIEFSKLGAKLVITGRNKVNLDNVAKLCQEISPQKLEPLTIIADMNSENDVANIINKTISQFTKLDVLVNNAGVLESGTIESTSLEQYDRVMNTNVRGPYYLTMLATPYLIESRGNIVNVSSVTGMRSFPNVLAYCMSKSALDQFTRCVALELGQKGVRVNAVNPGVITTGLHKKGGMNTEEYEAFLKKCAETHALGRPGDAKEVSSVIVFLASDAASNITGATLPVDGGRHAMCPR; from the coding sequence ATGTTTACAGACAAAGTTGTACTTATAACTGGAGCCAGTTCTGGAATTGGATCTGAGACAGCAATAGAATTTTCCAAACTTGGAGCAAAATTGGTTATTACAGGACGGAACAAAGTCAACTTGGATAATGTAGCTAAACTGTGTCAAGAGATTTCACCTCAGAAACTAGAACCTCTTACCATTATTGCAGACATGAATAGTGAAAATGATGtggcaaatattataaacaaaacaatttctcAGTTCACCAAGTTAGATGTTCTAGTCAACAATGCAGGTGTATTAGAATCTGGGACAATAGAATCTACATCATTAGAACAATATGACAGGGTTATGAACACTAATGTCCGTGGGCCATACTATTTGACCATGTTAGCAACCCCATATCTTATTGAAAGTCGAGGGAATATTGTGAATGTGTCGAGTGTAACTGGAATGAGGTCATTCCCAAATGTTTTGGCTTACTGCATGTCCAAATCGGCTTTGGATCAGTTTACAAGATGTGTTGCTTTAGAATTAGGACAAAAGGGTGTCCGAGTGAATGCAGTGAATCCCGGAGTAATAACAACTGGTCTCCACAAAAAAGGAGGCATGAATACAGAAGAATATGAAGCATTTCTTAAGAAGTGTGCTGAAACTCATGCTTTAGGTAGACCGGGTGATGCAAAAGAAGTATCATCAGTTATAGTGTTTTTAGCTAGTGATGCAGCAAGTAATATCACAGGAGCTACTCTTCCAGTTGACGGCGGGCGTCATGCAATGTGTCCACGATAA
- the LOC119840453 gene encoding 3-oxoacyl-[acyl-carrier-protein] reductase FabG-like, producing the protein MFDGKVVLITGASSGIGVETALDFSKLGASLIITGRNKTNLEEVAKQCEELSPKKLKPLTIICDLNKESEVEKLFEESFKRFDRLDVLVNNAGIFGTGSIENTSLEQFDSIMTTNMRTPYYLTMLAVPYLIKSKGNIVNVSSVTGLRSFPDILAYCVSKAALDQFTKCVALELGPKGVRVNSVNPGVIVTGIHMRGGMSEQEYEAFLKKCSETHVLGRAGEAKEVSSVITFLASDAASNMTGATLPVDGGRHVMCPR; encoded by the coding sequence ATGTTTGACGGAAAAGTTGTACTCATTACTGGCGCCAGTTCAGGCATTGGAGTCGAAACGGCATTGGACTTTTCAAAACTAGGAGCAAGTCTAATTATAACTGGAAggaacaaaacaaatttagaGGAAGTTGCTAAACAGTGCGAGGAATTGTCACCAAAAAAACTTAAACCCTTAACAATTATTTGTGATCTAAATAAGGAAAGCGAAGTTGAAAAACTATTTGAGGAAAGTTTCAAGCGCTTCGATCGGCTTGATGTCCTCGTTAACAATGCTGGTATTTTTGGCACGGGATCAATAGAAAATACTTCATTAGAACAATTTGATAGCATCATGACGACTAATATGCGAACaccttattatttaacaatgctAGCTGTTCCCTATCTCATTAAAAGTAAAGGCAACATAGTAAATGTATCAAGTGTGACTGGTTTACGATCATTTCCAGATATTCTTGCGTATTGTGTGTCAAAAGCTGCTTTAGATCAATTCACAAAATGTGTGGCATTAGAATTGGGCCCGAAAGGAGTTCGTGTTAATTCCGTCAACCCTGGAGTGATTGTTACTGGAATTCATATGCGAGGAGGTATGAGTGAACAAGAATATGAGgcttttttgaaaaaatgcTCTGAAACGCATGTTTTAGGTAGAGCGGGAGAAGCAAAAGAGGTGTCTTCAGTAATTACATTCTTGGCAAGTGATGCAGCCAGTAACATGACAGGAGCGACTTTGCCTGTAGACGGCGGCCGTCATGTCATGTGCCCACGTTAA
- the LOC119840491 gene encoding dnaJ homolog subfamily C member 8 yields MSSSSEKKESFEEFYCEVKEIEKRDSVLTPKQQIERLLRPGSTYFNLNPFEVLQVEPDASLDDIKKKYRRLSILVHPDKNMDDAERAQQAFEIINRAWKTLENEDSRKKCLDIYQEAKERTDHMIDQKRKKQRKEGRNDEPIPEDDPDKYKHAVYVMTMKLFADMERKRQHLETRDMEERKRKREAEIEQEEQMSLEKEWAKNFEESRQNRVDSWKTFQSTSGKEKKKKKILGFKPPKPKPESR; encoded by the exons ATGTCTTCATCCAGTGAGAAGAAGGAATCTTTCGAGGAATTTTATTGCGAG gtcAAAGAGATTGAGAAACGAGACTCTGTGTTAACTCCCAAGCAACAGATTGAACGACTATTACGTCCAGGTTCAACATACTTTAATTTGAATCCTTTTGAAGTTCTGCAAGTGGAACCTGATGCATCTCTCGATGATATCAAGAAAAAATATAGGCGTCTTTCTATACTGGTCCATCCAGATAAAAATATG gATGATGCAGAACGAGCTCAACAAGCATTTGAGATAATAAACCGAGCATGGAAAACTCTGGAGAATGAAGATTCAAGGAAGAAGTGCTTGGATATTTACCAAGAGGCTAAAGAGCGAACTGACCACAtg atAGATCAAAAACGTAAGAAACAGCGGAAGGAAGGGCGTAATGATGAGCCAATACCAGAGGATGATccagataaatataaacatgctGTATATGTTATGACTATGAAG ttGTTTGCTGATATGGAACGCAAGCGGCAACACTTGGAGACGCGAGATATGGAGGAGAGGAAACGAAAGCGTGAAGCTGAAATTGAACAGGAGGAACAAATGTCGTTGGAAAAGGAGTGGGCTAAGAACTTTGAG gAATCTCGTCAAAACCGCGTGGACAGTTGGAAAACTTTTCAGTCGACCAGCGGAAAggagaagaagaaaaagaaaattttgggTTTCAAGCCGCCCAAACCGAAACCCGAGAGTAGATAA
- the LOC119840616 gene encoding uncharacterized protein LOC119840616, which produces MKFLVFILFIGLVSTSLGNPDSSLSLRQRRDVDILANTKGLIQELITNLQNSAQQARAAIKTFIKGIQQQITLFKQKVQQDLQKLKDSILESIKNITNKITSTGPAIIGCIKNGREAVEQLFAKAHEKSNKCADDRVLYINKMVDDLSSLCDGAANYTSIAVKSMQSCNENNSGLLSVGRCLGSLVVKTEYKGVMFAAQSSLMISRINLSLVTLPAALEVCSGTSLLSIGSEARTIVSDVATCSFSSIFSSPNSSS; this is translated from the exons ATGAAGTTCCTTGTGTTTATACTTTTCATAGGATTG gTGTCTACATCCCTTGGGAATCCTGATTCGTCTCTGTCACTGCGCCAACGTCGTGACGTCGACATTTTGGCGAACACTAA GGGTCTCATACaagaattaataacaaatcttCAAAATTCTGCTCAACAAGCGAGGGCTgccataaaaacttttattaaggGTATTCAGCAACAGATAACACTCTTTAAACAAAAGGTTCAACAAGATTTACAAAAATTGAAAGACAGCATCCTAGAATCTATCAAGAACATAACCAACAAAATTACATCAACTGGACCGGCCATTATCGGATGCATCAAG AATGGCCGCGAAGCAGTTGAACAATTATTTGCAAAGGCTCACGAAAAGTCTAACAAATGTGCCGATGATAGAGTTTTGTACATTAACAAAATGGTGGATGATCTATCTTCCTTATGCGATGGTGCTGCTAATTATACAAGTATCGCTGTGAAAAGTATGCAAAGCTGCAACGAGAATAATTCGGGACTCTTAAGCGTAGGACGCTGCCTCGGAAGTCTAGTAGTCAAAACGGAATACAAGGGAGTGATGTTCGCTGCACAGAGTTCTCTCATG ATTTCGCGAATCAACTTATCTCTCGTGACGTTGCCGGCTGCTTTGGAAGTGTGCTCTGGAACAAGTCTACTCTCAATTGGCTCCGAGGCCAGAACAATCGTGTCTGATGTGGCCACTTGTTccttttcttctattttttctTCACCAAATTCTTCTTCATAA